The following proteins are encoded in a genomic region of Deltaproteobacteria bacterium:
- a CDS encoding TetR/AcrR family transcriptional regulator: MAKTRKSEQVRERILEEATHLFAECGYAGASTAQIVRAAGITKPMLYYYFGDKESLFRAAIERINSRRKSAVATILESAEPAPVRLICLF; this comes from the coding sequence ATGGCTAAAACCCGTAAGAGTGAACAAGTGCGTGAGCGAATTTTAGAGGAGGCAACCCACCTTTTCGCAGAGTGCGGATATGCAGGGGCTTCAACTGCCCAAATTGTACGAGCTGCGGGAATCACCAAACCCATGCTTTATTATTATTTCGGCGACAAGGAATCGCTCTTTCGGGCTGCCATTGAGCGTATCAATTCACGCCGCAAATCTGCTGTGGCAACGATATTAGAGTCGGCTGAACCTGCCCCAGTGAGGCTCATATGCTTATTT